Proteins from a single region of Melanotaenia boesemani isolate fMelBoe1 chromosome 3, fMelBoe1.pri, whole genome shotgun sequence:
- the zgc:171566 gene encoding zgc:171566: protein MCRPTVAVLAVLAACIWSGPSLCAAARSQQLNTRPIIGVLAQENLPGDQFAHGSSYIAASYVKYMESAGARVVPIRINRTEEEYVKIFHSINGLLLPGGDVDLQTSQFSRAAKIFYILALRANDAGDYFPIWGTCQGFQQLTVFTANKNLLTLTDTKAVALPLTLTPAAQSSRLFRSFPKDLLQSLADENITSNFHSWSLSIQNYSRNAKLRRFYKVLSTNSDGKKEFISTMEAYKYPFYAVQWHPEKSPFEWIDKPGMVHSINAVRASFYTASFFVSEAMKNQHRFSNPHEEETALIYNFLPIYRGSDAVFVQNYYFD, encoded by the exons ATGTGCCGGCCGACCGTAGCGGTGCTGGCGGTGCTGGCCGCCTGCATCTGGAGCGGCCCCAGTCTGTGCGCGGCGGCGAGGAGCCAGCAGCTCAACACACGGCCGATCATCG GTGTGTTGGCACAAGAAAATCTTCCAGGAGACCAGTTTGCTCATGGCTCTTCTTACATCGCCGCCTCTTATGTCAAATACATGGAGAGTGCCGGAGCCAGGGTTGTACCCATTCG AATCAATCGCACAGAAGAAGAATATGTTAAGATCTTCCACTCAATAAATGG GTTGTTGCTGCCAGGAGGAGATGTAGATCTTCAGACATCACAGTTCAGTCGAGCTGCCAAGATCTTTTACATCTTGGCTCTGAGG GCAAATGATGCTGGAGACTACTTCCCTATTTGGGGAACTTGCCAAGGCTTCCAGCAGTTAACTGTCTTCACAGCCAACAAAAATCTGCTTACTCTCACTGACACCAAGGCTGTGGCTCTGCCTCTCACACTCACACCAG CTGCACAGTCCAGCCGTTTGTTCCGGAGCTTTCCCAAAGATCTGCTGCAATCTCTGGCTGACGAAAACATCACCTCCAATTTCCACAGCTGGAGTCTTTCAATTCAG AACTATAGCCGAAATGCCAAGCTGAGGAGGTTTTACAAAGTCCTGTCCACTAACAGTGATGGAAAGAAAGAGTTCATCTCCACCATGGAAG CCTACAAATACCCATTTTATGCCGTGCAGTGGCATCCAGAAAAAAGCCCCTTTGAGTGGATAGATAAGCCGGGTATGGTTCACTCCATCAATGCTGTAAGAGCCAGCTTCTACACTGCCAGCTTCTTTGTCTCTGAAg CCATGAAGAACCAACACCGTTTCTCCAATCCtcatgaagaagaaacagctCTCATTTACAACTTCCTGCCCATCTACAGAGGCAGCGACGCCGTCTTTGTGCAGAATTATTACTTTGATTGA